From Streptomyces zhihengii, the proteins below share one genomic window:
- a CDS encoding SGNH/GDSL hydrolase family protein: MRTPRTPRTPKAAPAPSAPSSPNTLTAPGTPTSPNTPNTPKALTAPKPPTAPRPRARLRALLAVSALCAAAFAAPGATATAAAADRTPLHYVALGDSFAAAPLVRPADPADPACVRSLAGYPRVAASLLGATLTDVSCSGATAEHLSARQHPGTAPQYDALTEDTDLVSITLGGNDTALFNLATGCVNLLPKPLGRSCAATHTAGGKDTYADAVDAWAPEFAAVLDTVARRAPHARIFVVGYGAYFRPGGCFPVQPFWAQDADYVQRTVDRLGTVLRTVAERHGATFVDTAAPGAGHDSCAAPADRWIEGAVSTRDAFPLHPNAAGSRAYGTALATAVHTSSTLRDRAAHSR; this comes from the coding sequence ATGAGGACACCGAGGACGCCGAGGACCCCGAAGGCAGCGCCGGCACCGAGCGCGCCGTCGTCACCGAACACACTGACCGCACCGGGGACACCTACGTCACCGAACACACCGAACACACCGAAGGCACTCACCGCACCGAAGCCCCCGACGGCCCCGCGCCCGCGCGCACGTCTGCGCGCGCTCCTGGCCGTCTCCGCCCTCTGCGCCGCCGCGTTCGCGGCACCGGGCGCCACGGCCACCGCCGCCGCGGCCGACCGGACCCCGCTCCACTACGTCGCCCTCGGCGACTCCTTCGCCGCGGCCCCGCTCGTCCGCCCCGCGGACCCCGCCGACCCGGCATGCGTCCGCTCGCTGGCCGGCTACCCCCGTGTCGCGGCGTCCCTGCTGGGCGCGACCCTCACGGACGTGAGCTGCTCCGGTGCCACCGCCGAGCACCTGAGTGCCCGTCAGCACCCGGGCACCGCACCGCAGTACGACGCGCTCACCGAGGACACGGACCTCGTCAGCATCACCCTCGGCGGCAACGACACCGCCCTGTTCAACCTGGCCACCGGCTGTGTGAACCTGCTGCCGAAGCCGCTCGGGCGAAGCTGCGCCGCCACCCACACCGCCGGCGGCAAGGACACCTACGCCGACGCCGTCGACGCCTGGGCCCCGGAGTTCGCGGCCGTGCTCGACACCGTCGCCCGGCGCGCACCCCACGCGCGGATCTTCGTCGTCGGCTACGGCGCCTACTTCCGCCCGGGCGGCTGCTTCCCCGTCCAGCCGTTCTGGGCCCAGGACGCCGACTACGTCCAGCGCACGGTCGACCGCCTCGGCACCGTCCTGCGCACCGTTGCCGAACGCCACGGCGCCACCTTCGTGGACACCGCCGCACCCGGCGCCGGCCACGACTCCTGCGCCGCCCCCGCCGACCGCTGGATCGAAGGCGCCGTGTCCACGCGCGACGCCTTCCCCCTCCATCCCAACGCCGCCGGCTCCCGCGCCTACGGCACGGCCCTCGCCACCGCCGTGCACACCTCGTCCACCCTCCGGGACCGGGCGGCGCACAGCCGGTAG